Proteins found in one Triticum aestivum cultivar Chinese Spring chromosome 4D, IWGSC CS RefSeq v2.1, whole genome shotgun sequence genomic segment:
- the LOC123096296 gene encoding cytochrome P450 714C3 isoform X2: MGKLHLLALLLPVLLGLSLLYICEILWLRPERIRKKLRKQGVRGPRPTLLYGNTQEIKRIRQEALPAQKQDTSNYMSTLFPHFMIWRETYGSVFLYSTGAVEILYVSDPGMVKDMSHCTSSELGKPIFIQKSRKPLFGEGILVANGDIWAYQRKIIAQEFFMEKIKVMIELIVGASAPLLEAWDSMLDGTGGSREIDVDGYLRSFSADVIARACFGSDFATGEEIFYKLRQLQKAISQQDALVGLSAVWKSLPTKANREIQKLEQEVRLLILNVAKEHSRGSSSEDDDCIKTKHNGLLRSIVNSARHCPASYSGSAEDYIVDNCKNIYFAGHETTAVTVTWCLMLLATHPAWQDRARAEALEVCRGGTELDVDVLRRLKTITMVVQETLRLYPPGSLIMREALKDFKLGGLDIPRGTVIQTAIAMLHLDKDVWGQDAGEFRPDRFANGAAAACEPSHMYLPFGHGPRVCAGQNLAMMELKVVLVRLLTKLAFSLSPGYRHAPLFRLTIEPGFGMPLVVTKLP; encoded by the exons ATGGGGAAACTTCATCTGCTAGCTCTGCTTCTTCCTGTACTTCTTGGGTTATCTCTGTTGTACATCTGTGAGATACTATGGCTGAGGCCAGAGAGGATAAGAAAGAAACTAAGGAAGCAAGGTGTGAGGGGTCCCAGGCCTACTTTGCTCTATGGCAACACCCAGGAGATAAAGAGGATCCGACAAGAGGCATTGCCTGCGCAGAAGCAAGACACCAGCAACTACATGTCCACCCTATTCCCTCACTTCATGATCTGGAGGGAAACATATG GGTCGGTATTCCTCTACTCAACAGGAGCTGTGGAGATTCTGTATGTTTCTGACCCTGGCATGGTCAAGGACATGAGCCACTGCACATCATCTGAGCTCGGGAAGCCTATTTTTATACAGAAATCTCGCAAACCACTCTTCGGCGAAGGCATCTTGGTGGCAAATGGCGATATATGGGCCTATCAGAGAAAGATCATTGCACAAGAGTTCTTCATGGAGAAGATTAAG GTCATGATAGAACTAATAGTGGGGGCTTCTGCCCCACTGCTAGAAGCATGGGATAGTATGCTTGACGGCACGGGAGGGAGTAGAGAGATAGATGTGGATGGTTATTTGCGGAGTTTTTCGGCGGATGTAATCGCCAGGGCATGTTTTGGCAGCGATTTTGCAACAGGGGAAGAAATATTCTACAAGCTCAGGCAGCTTCAGAAGGCGATTTCTCAGCAAGATGCACTTGTTGGATTGTCTGCAGTGTG GAAGAGTTTGCCGACCAAGGCCAATCGAGAGATACAAAAGCTGGAGCAAGAAGTTCGGTTACTCATCCTCAATGTCGCAAAGGAACACAGCCGTGGCAGCAGCAGCGAAGACGACGATTGCATAAAGACTAAACACAATGGCCTTCTGCGCTCGATTGTCAATAGTGCTCGCCATTGTCCGGCCAGCTACAGTGGCAGCGCCGAGGACTACATCGTTGACAACTGCAAGAACATCTACTTTGCTGGGCACGAGACTACAGCCGTCACCGTCACCTGGTGCCTGATGTTGCTGGCCACACACCCGGCGTGGCAGGACCGTGCCCGTGCCGAGGCTCTAGAGGTGTGCCGTGGAGGCACAGAGCTCGACGTCGACGTCCTCCGGCGACTGAAAACA ATCACCATGGTGGTCCAGGAGACTCTCCGGCTGTACCCTCCGGGGTCATTGATTATGCGCGAAGCGCTGAAGGACTTCAAGCTCGGTGGGCTCGACATCCCACGGGGGACAGTCATACAGACAGCCATCGCGATGCTGCACCTCGACAAGGATGTTTGGGGCCAGGACGCCGGCGAGTTCCGCCCGGATCGGTTTGCGAACGGCGCAGCCGCGGCGTGCGAGCCGTCACACATGTACCTGCCGTTCGGGCACGGGCCCAGAGTTTGTGCCGGGCAGAACCTGGCGATGATGGAGCTGAAGGTGGTGCTCGTGCGCCTGCTGACCAAGTTGGCCTTCTCACTGTCGCCAGGGTACCGGCACGCGCCGTTGTTCCGGCTCACCATTGAGCCTGGGTTCGGCATGCCTCTTGTCGTCACGAAGCTTCCATGA
- the LOC123096296 gene encoding cytochrome P450 714C3 isoform X1, which produces MGKLHLLALLLPVLLGLSLLYICEILWLRPERIRKKLRKQGVRGPRPTLLYGNTQEIKRIRQEALPAQKQDTSNYMSTLFPHFMIWRETYGSVFLYSTGAVEILYVSDPGMVKDMSHCTSSELGKPIFIQKSRKPLFGEGILVANGDIWAYQRKIIAQEFFMEKIKVMIELIVGASAPLLEAWDSMLDGTGGSREIDVDGYLRSFSADVIARACFGSDFATGEEIFYKLRQLQKAISQQDALVGLSAVWKSLPTKANREIQKLEQEVRLLILNVAKEHSRGSSSEDDDCIKTKHNGLLRSIVNSARHCPASYSGSAEDYIVDNCKNIYFAGHETTAVTVTWCLMLLATHPAWQDRARAEALEVCRGGTELDVDVLRRLKTVRKHPDMHQSVSRSWHNHYIVSPDHHGGPGDSPAVPSGVIDYARSAEGLQARWARHPTGDSHTDSHRDAAPRQGCLGPGRRRVPPGSVCERRSRGVRAVTHVPAVRARAQSLCRAEPGDDGAEGGARAPADQVGLLTVARVPARAVVPAHH; this is translated from the exons ATGGGGAAACTTCATCTGCTAGCTCTGCTTCTTCCTGTACTTCTTGGGTTATCTCTGTTGTACATCTGTGAGATACTATGGCTGAGGCCAGAGAGGATAAGAAAGAAACTAAGGAAGCAAGGTGTGAGGGGTCCCAGGCCTACTTTGCTCTATGGCAACACCCAGGAGATAAAGAGGATCCGACAAGAGGCATTGCCTGCGCAGAAGCAAGACACCAGCAACTACATGTCCACCCTATTCCCTCACTTCATGATCTGGAGGGAAACATATG GGTCGGTATTCCTCTACTCAACAGGAGCTGTGGAGATTCTGTATGTTTCTGACCCTGGCATGGTCAAGGACATGAGCCACTGCACATCATCTGAGCTCGGGAAGCCTATTTTTATACAGAAATCTCGCAAACCACTCTTCGGCGAAGGCATCTTGGTGGCAAATGGCGATATATGGGCCTATCAGAGAAAGATCATTGCACAAGAGTTCTTCATGGAGAAGATTAAG GTCATGATAGAACTAATAGTGGGGGCTTCTGCCCCACTGCTAGAAGCATGGGATAGTATGCTTGACGGCACGGGAGGGAGTAGAGAGATAGATGTGGATGGTTATTTGCGGAGTTTTTCGGCGGATGTAATCGCCAGGGCATGTTTTGGCAGCGATTTTGCAACAGGGGAAGAAATATTCTACAAGCTCAGGCAGCTTCAGAAGGCGATTTCTCAGCAAGATGCACTTGTTGGATTGTCTGCAGTGTG GAAGAGTTTGCCGACCAAGGCCAATCGAGAGATACAAAAGCTGGAGCAAGAAGTTCGGTTACTCATCCTCAATGTCGCAAAGGAACACAGCCGTGGCAGCAGCAGCGAAGACGACGATTGCATAAAGACTAAACACAATGGCCTTCTGCGCTCGATTGTCAATAGTGCTCGCCATTGTCCGGCCAGCTACAGTGGCAGCGCCGAGGACTACATCGTTGACAACTGCAAGAACATCTACTTTGCTGGGCACGAGACTACAGCCGTCACCGTCACCTGGTGCCTGATGTTGCTGGCCACACACCCGGCGTGGCAGGACCGTGCCCGTGCCGAGGCTCTAGAGGTGTGCCGTGGAGGCACAGAGCTCGACGTCGACGTCCTCCGGCGACTGAAAACAGTGAGAAAGCATCCCGACATGCATCAATCAGTCTCGAGAAGCTGGCATAACCATTACATTGTCTCTCCAGATCACCATGGTGGTCCAGGAGACTCTCCGGCTGTACCCTCCGGGGTCATTGATTATGCGCGAAGCGCTGAAGGACTTCAAGCTCGGTGGGCTCGACATCCCACGGGGGACAGTCATACAGACAGCCATCGCGATGCTGCACCTCGACAAGGATGTTTGGGGCCAGGACGCCGGCGAGTTCCGCCCGGATCGGTTTGCGAACGGCGCAGCCGCGGCGTGCGAGCCGTCACACATGTACCTGCCGTTCGGGCACGGGCCCAGAGTTTGTGCCGGGCAGAACCTGGCGATGATGGAGCTGAAGGTGGTGCTCGTGCGCCTGCTGACCAAGTTGGCCTTCTCACTGTCGCCAGGGTACCGGCACGCGCCGTTGTTCCGGCTCACCATTGA